Proteins encoded in a region of the Elizabethkingia bruuniana genome:
- a CDS encoding KUP/HAK/KT family potassium transporter, with amino-acid sequence MLGLNAHIDTKKLTFIGVLVSLGIVFGDIGTSPLYVMKAIVNARKESGTLDPIFLEGALSCIIWTLTIQTTIKYVLISLRADNKGEGGILALFSLVKNLKKKWLYIIAIIGAATLIADGVITPSLTVMAAIEGLEIYNPETPVVTITLIVLVAIFTIQQFGTSFIGKFFGPVMTIWFLMLGTLGVIHLFDYPQILKALNPYYAVRLIITSPSIIVILGAVFLCTTGAEALYSDLGHCGIKNIRISWVFVKICLILNYLGQGAWLVGNYQQVFAGENPFFAMMPEWFVLPAVIMATAAAIIASQALITGSFTIFSEAMSLNFWPLQEIDYPSGVKGQMYIPKVNWGLLVFCIFVVLYFKESGKMEAAYGLSITVTMLMTTVLLVFYLFKKRINKWLVLLFALVYLSLELGFFSANVIKFFEGGWITVFLAGFIGICMYAWYNGRMIKTKFIKFVKLEHYISTIQDMKLDETIPKYATNLAYFSRAKNTQEIESKIIYSMIRSQPKRADHYFILNIVNHEDPYTYEYKIDEILPGTIYRIHFILGFKVDRLINDYFQQVLTDMVDEGIIPDRSSHPSLRAHNIPPDLKYIIIDNVYINDYLLTIREKIIMNVYNFVRKMGSNDFTAFGLVSHNVVVESAPLLYNPVRVHKIKQVGFNRFDED; translated from the coding sequence ATGTTAGGACTGAATGCACATATCGATACCAAGAAGCTAACCTTCATAGGTGTTTTAGTGTCATTAGGAATTGTTTTCGGAGATATTGGAACCTCTCCGTTGTACGTAATGAAGGCTATTGTGAATGCCAGAAAAGAATCTGGGACATTAGATCCAATCTTCCTGGAAGGGGCTCTTTCATGTATCATCTGGACACTGACGATTCAGACTACGATTAAATATGTATTAATTTCCCTCCGAGCCGATAACAAAGGTGAGGGTGGTATTCTGGCACTTTTCTCACTGGTGAAAAATCTGAAGAAAAAGTGGTTGTATATTATTGCGATTATAGGAGCAGCAACTCTTATTGCAGACGGAGTTATTACACCTTCTCTTACTGTAATGGCAGCTATAGAAGGTTTGGAAATATATAATCCGGAAACACCAGTAGTTACCATTACGCTTATTGTACTGGTTGCAATCTTTACCATACAACAGTTCGGAACAAGCTTTATTGGTAAGTTTTTTGGACCGGTAATGACGATCTGGTTCCTTATGTTAGGAACATTAGGAGTAATCCATCTTTTCGATTATCCGCAGATTCTGAAAGCATTAAATCCTTACTATGCAGTAAGACTTATTATAACATCACCTTCTATTATCGTTATCCTTGGAGCTGTTTTCTTATGTACAACAGGAGCTGAAGCTTTATATTCTGACCTTGGTCACTGTGGTATCAAGAATATCCGCATTAGCTGGGTGTTTGTGAAAATTTGCCTTATTCTTAACTATCTTGGACAGGGGGCTTGGCTGGTAGGAAACTATCAACAGGTTTTCGCAGGAGAAAATCCTTTCTTTGCTATGATGCCGGAATGGTTCGTACTACCGGCAGTAATTATGGCAACTGCAGCCGCTATTATCGCCAGTCAGGCATTGATTACCGGATCATTTACGATTTTCTCTGAAGCAATGTCGCTTAACTTCTGGCCTTTACAGGAAATTGATTATCCATCCGGTGTAAAAGGACAAATGTATATTCCTAAGGTAAACTGGGGATTATTGGTCTTCTGTATTTTCGTTGTACTTTACTTTAAAGAATCAGGTAAAATGGAAGCAGCCTATGGTCTGTCCATTACCGTAACCATGTTGATGACAACTGTTCTTTTGGTATTTTATCTTTTCAAGAAGAGGATTAATAAATGGCTCGTTTTGTTATTCGCATTAGTATACCTTTCTTTAGAATTAGGATTCTTTAGTGCCAATGTTATCAAGTTCTTTGAAGGTGGTTGGATTACTGTATTCTTAGCCGGATTTATAGGAATCTGTATGTATGCATGGTACAACGGAAGAATGATTAAAACCAAATTCATCAAGTTTGTAAAACTAGAGCATTACATATCTACTATCCAAGATATGAAACTGGATGAAACGATTCCTAAGTATGCAACAAACCTGGCCTATTTCAGCCGTGCTAAAAATACACAGGAGATAGAATCTAAAATTATTTATTCTATGATTCGTTCTCAGCCTAAACGTGCAGACCATTATTTCATTCTGAATATTGTAAACCATGAAGATCCGTATACTTACGAGTACAAAATAGATGAAATTCTTCCGGGAACTATTTACCGCATACATTTTATTTTAGGATTTAAAGTCGACAGACTTATCAATGATTATTTCCAGCAGGTATTAACGGATATGGTGGATGAAGGAATTATTCCGGACAGAAGCAGCCATCCGTCGCTAAGAGCACATAATATACCGCCGGATCTTAAATATATAATTATAGACAATGTGTACATCAATGATTATCTTCTTACCATCCGTGAAAAGATTATTATGAATGTTTATAATTTTGTTCGTAAAATGGGTAGTAATGACTTTACTGCATTCGGTTTAGTTTCTCACAATGTGGTCGTAGAATCAGCACCGTTACTTTATAATCCGGTACGTGTACACAAAATCAAACAGGTTGGTTTTAACCGTTTT
- a CDS encoding pyruvate dehydrogenase complex E1 component subunit beta codes for MAEYTFREVIAQAMSEEMRKDQSIYLMGEEVAEYNGAYKASKGMLAEFGPDRIIDTPIAELGFAGISVGAAMNGCRPIVEFMTFNFSLVGIDQIINNAAKIFQMSGGQWNCPIVFRGPTASAGQLGATHSQALESWYANCPGLKVVVPSNPYDAKGLLKTAIQDNDPVIFMESEQMYGDKMEVPEEEYYIPLGKADIKKEGSDVTLVSFGKIMKLAIQAAEDLEKEGISVEVIDLRTVRPLDYDTILTSVKKTNRLVVLEEAWPFASVASEITYMVQQKAFDYLDAPIKRITTPDAPAPYSAALFAEWFPKLEKVKAEIKNAMYVKQ; via the coding sequence ATGGCAGAATATACTTTTCGTGAGGTAATTGCACAGGCAATGAGCGAGGAAATGCGCAAAGACCAGTCAATATATTTAATGGGTGAGGAGGTTGCAGAATACAACGGTGCTTACAAAGCATCTAAAGGTATGTTAGCAGAATTCGGACCAGACAGAATTATCGATACACCGATTGCTGAGCTTGGTTTTGCAGGTATCTCTGTAGGTGCAGCAATGAACGGATGCCGTCCGATCGTTGAATTTATGACTTTCAATTTCTCTTTAGTAGGTATTGACCAGATCATTAACAACGCAGCAAAAATTTTTCAGATGAGTGGTGGTCAGTGGAACTGTCCAATCGTTTTCCGTGGTCCTACAGCTTCTGCAGGTCAGTTAGGAGCAACTCACTCTCAGGCATTAGAAAGCTGGTATGCAAACTGTCCGGGACTAAAAGTAGTAGTACCATCTAATCCATATGATGCGAAAGGTCTTTTGAAGACAGCTATCCAGGATAACGACCCTGTGATCTTCATGGAGTCTGAACAAATGTATGGTGATAAAATGGAAGTTCCTGAGGAAGAGTACTATATCCCATTAGGTAAAGCCGATATCAAGAAAGAAGGTTCTGATGTAACTTTAGTTTCTTTCGGTAAAATCATGAAGTTAGCTATTCAGGCAGCTGAAGATTTAGAAAAAGAAGGAATTTCTGTTGAGGTTATCGACCTTAGAACAGTTCGTCCTTTAGATTACGATACAATTTTAACTTCTGTGAAGAAAACTAACCGTTTAGTAGTTTTAGAAGAAGCATGGCCATTCGCTTCTGTAGCTTCTGAGATTACTTATATGGTACAACAAAAAGCATTTGATTATTTAGATGCTCCAATCAAGAGAATTACGACTCCGGATGCTCCGGCTCCATATTCTGCAGCATTATTTGCGGAATGGTTCCCGAAACTGGAAAAAGTAAAAGCTGAAATTAAAAATGCAATGTACGTTAAGCAATAA
- a CDS encoding DUF2147 domain-containing protein yields the protein MKKIIFSLVAVFFSVLSYAQIEGKWKTIDDETGKPKSIVEIFKKSDGKYYGKVIQLLIKPADPNCSGCKDDRKDKPILGMEVIRGLSKDGSEFTKGTITDPKNGKTYKCTIKKEGEDKLNVRGYIGFSALGRSQTWYKVD from the coding sequence ATGAAAAAAATAATCTTTAGCCTTGTTGCAGTATTTTTCAGTGTGTTATCTTATGCACAGATTGAAGGAAAATGGAAGACTATAGACGATGAAACAGGAAAGCCTAAGTCTATCGTCGAGATTTTTAAAAAATCGGATGGTAAATATTATGGTAAAGTAATCCAGTTATTAATAAAACCTGCAGATCCTAACTGCTCTGGCTGTAAGGATGATCGTAAAGATAAACCTATCCTTGGTATGGAAGTAATCAGAGGATTGTCTAAAGACGGAAGCGAGTTTACAAAAGGAACTATTACTGACCCTAAAAATGGTAAGACTTATAAGTGTACTATCAAAAAAGAAGGTGAGGATAAACTTAATGTAAGAGGTTATATTGGATTCTCAGCATTAGGAAGATCTCAAACTTGGTATAAAGTAGATTAA
- a CDS encoding CDP-alcohol phosphatidyltransferase family protein has protein sequence MNFIRNNFANALTLGNLFFGSVGAIQLVLGDYKTTALCIICSLVLDFFDGFVARALKANSDLGVQLDSLADMVSFGFLPGLTMYKALEGFGDQAFGISLHFDIKYIGLLVTLFSCLRLAIFNLDEDQKYYFKGLNTPSNTILLFGMYYAFREKHAFSFLFENAGLLTLLSLLCSWLLVSPIKMIAMKFKSMKLQDNYPKVTLLAGCIILLSVFGITGIPLCMIYYIAVSLLFQKNLTQI, from the coding sequence ATGAATTTTATCCGGAATAATTTTGCAAATGCTCTGACCCTTGGAAATCTGTTTTTCGGCAGTGTTGGTGCTATCCAGCTTGTACTGGGAGATTATAAAACGACAGCTTTATGTATTATCTGTTCTCTTGTACTGGACTTTTTCGATGGCTTTGTAGCCAGAGCACTAAAAGCAAACAGTGACCTTGGTGTCCAGCTGGACTCTCTTGCAGATATGGTTAGCTTTGGTTTCCTTCCGGGACTAACAATGTATAAAGCTCTGGAAGGTTTCGGAGATCAGGCATTTGGAATAAGTCTTCATTTCGATATTAAATATATCGGGCTTCTGGTTACCCTTTTCTCGTGTCTGCGTCTGGCTATCTTTAACCTTGACGAAGATCAGAAATATTATTTCAAAGGACTTAACACGCCTAGTAATACAATTCTGCTGTTCGGGATGTATTATGCCTTCAGAGAAAAACATGCATTCTCATTTTTATTCGAAAATGCAGGATTACTTACACTACTAAGTCTGTTATGTTCCTGGTTACTGGTAAGCCCAATAAAAATGATTGCCATGAAGTTCAAGTCCATGAAGTTGCAGGACAATTATCCTAAAGTAACATTACTGGCAGGATGTATTATACTTCTTTCCGTATTCGGAATTACAGGCATACCACTTTGTATGATCTATTACATCGCTGTTTCTTTATTATTTCAAAAAAATTTAACGCAAATATGA
- a CDS encoding 3'-5' exonuclease, translating to MNLKLHKPLCIFDLETTGINISKDRIVEICILKVFPDASRESKTWLVNPEMPIPKESSDIHGITDEMVADKPTLKEIAPKIIDMIKDSDLGGFNSNRFDIPLLAEELLRVGFDFDLSKHKPIDVQTIFHKMEPRNLSAAYQFYCGKSLENAHSAEADTLATFEILDAQVGKYDELGDDAHSLSEFSFHKRSADLAGFIIYNEKEEEMFSFGKYKGQKVLDVFDKDPGYFGWIQNADFPLYTKKILTAIKLKSKF from the coding sequence ATGAATTTAAAATTACATAAACCTCTTTGTATTTTCGACCTGGAGACCACAGGTATTAACATATCTAAAGACCGTATTGTTGAAATCTGCATCCTGAAAGTTTTCCCGGATGCATCGCGTGAGTCTAAAACATGGCTGGTAAATCCGGAAATGCCTATTCCTAAAGAATCCAGTGATATTCATGGGATCACAGACGAGATGGTAGCAGACAAACCAACATTAAAAGAGATTGCCCCTAAAATCATCGATATGATTAAGGATTCCGATTTAGGAGGCTTCAATTCTAATAGGTTCGATATTCCCTTATTGGCAGAAGAATTACTAAGGGTTGGTTTCGACTTCGATCTGTCAAAGCATAAGCCAATCGATGTGCAGACTATTTTCCATAAAATGGAACCACGAAATCTTTCTGCTGCATACCAATTCTATTGTGGAAAGTCTCTGGAGAATGCTCACTCTGCGGAAGCAGATACTTTGGCAACTTTTGAAATATTAGATGCACAGGTGGGTAAATATGATGAATTAGGAGATGACGCACATTCTTTAAGTGAATTTTCTTTCCATAAAAGAAGTGCTGATTTAGCAGGCTTTATTATCTACAATGAGAAGGAAGAAGAGATGTTCTCTTTCGGAAAATACAAGGGTCAGAAAGTACTGGATGTATTCGATAAAGATCCTGGTTACTTCGGATGGATACAAAATGCAGACTTCCCATTATACACCAAAAAGATATTAACAGCTATAAAGCTGAAAAGTAAATTTTAA